From a region of the Dickeya poaceiphila genome:
- the osmB gene encoding osmotically-inducible lipoprotein OsmB: MKINKKFTTAVLAMVVVSTLAGCAGMNKRQRNTAIGAGIGALGGAVLTNGSALGTVGGAAVGGIIGHQTTK, encoded by the coding sequence ATGAAAATCAATAAAAAATTTACAACAGCTGTGCTGGCTATGGTGGTAGTGAGCACACTGGCAGGCTGCGCAGGCATGAATAAACGTCAGCGCAATACTGCTATTGGCGCCGGTATTGGCGCGCTTGGTGGTGCGGTATTGACTAACGGCAGCGCGCTCGGCACTGTTGGCGGCGCAGCAGTAGGGGGCATCATTGGCCACCAGACTACTAAATAA
- the araD gene encoding L-ribulose-5-phosphate 4-epimerase, which yields MLEELKIQVLEANLALPRHQLVTFTWGNVSAVDRERGLMVIKPSGVEYDVMTVQDMVVVEVETGRVVEGQRKPSSDTDTHRALYLAFTSLGGIVHTHSRHATIWAQAGKDLPPWGTTHADYFYGPIPCTRLMTEAEINGCYEWETGQVIVDTFRERGLSPQDIPAVLVNAHGPFAWGTDAHNAVHNAVVLEEIAYMGIFSRQLTPALEPMQSVLLDKHYLRKHGKNAYYGQ from the coding sequence ATGTTGGAAGAGTTGAAAATTCAGGTGCTTGAAGCCAATCTGGCTTTACCCCGGCATCAACTGGTGACCTTCACCTGGGGGAACGTGAGCGCAGTGGATCGTGAGCGTGGACTGATGGTGATTAAACCCTCAGGTGTAGAGTACGACGTAATGACCGTGCAGGATATGGTGGTAGTGGAGGTGGAAACAGGGCGGGTCGTCGAGGGGCAGCGTAAACCGTCTTCTGATACCGACACCCATCGTGCGTTGTATCTGGCTTTTACATCGTTAGGCGGTATTGTCCATACCCATTCCCGACATGCCACCATCTGGGCACAGGCGGGTAAAGATTTACCGCCGTGGGGCACCACCCATGCTGATTATTTCTACGGACCTATCCCCTGTACGCGACTGATGACTGAAGCGGAAATCAATGGTTGCTACGAGTGGGAAACCGGGCAGGTGATTGTTGATACCTTCCGTGAGCGTGGCTTGTCGCCACAGGATATCCCGGCGGTACTGGTTAATGCGCACGGCCCGTTTGCCTGGGGAACCGACGCACATAACGCGGTACATAATGCGGTGGTGCTGGAAGAGATTGCCTACATGGGGATTTTCTCGCGCCAGTTGACTCCGGCGCTGGAACCAATGCAATCGGTACTGCTGGATAAGCACTACCTGCGCAAACATGGTAAGAACGCGTACTACGGACAGTGA
- the kdgT gene encoding 2-keto-3-deoxygluconate transporter, which yields MRIKRFIEKIPGGMMLVPLFLGALCHTFAPGAGKYFGSFTNGLITGTVPILAVWFFCMGASIRLSATGTVLRKSGTLVVTKIAVAWVVAAVAVRILPENGVEAGFFAGLSTLALVAAMDMTNGGLYASIMQQYGTKEESGAFVLMSLESGPLMTMVILDTAGITSFEPHMFIGAMMPFLVGFVLGNLDSELRDFFSRSVQTLIPFLAFALGNTIDLHVIGQTGLLGIMLGLAVIIITGIPLMVADKVLGGGDGTAGIAASSSAGAAVATPVLIAEMVPAFKPVAPAATTLVAASVIVTSTLVPIITAMWSKRIKGGDGTVPQHDVAQKTLEQQQTAHH from the coding sequence ATGCGTATCAAACGTTTTATCGAAAAGATTCCGGGTGGCATGATGCTGGTGCCGTTGTTTCTCGGTGCGCTTTGCCATACCTTTGCGCCGGGGGCGGGCAAGTATTTCGGGTCCTTTACCAATGGTTTGATCACTGGCACGGTACCGATTTTGGCGGTGTGGTTCTTCTGTATGGGAGCATCGATTCGGCTGAGTGCCACCGGAACGGTGTTGCGTAAGTCCGGCACGCTGGTCGTGACGAAAATTGCCGTGGCCTGGGTGGTTGCGGCAGTTGCCGTGCGTATTCTGCCGGAAAACGGGGTTGAAGCAGGGTTTTTTGCCGGGTTATCCACGCTGGCGCTGGTGGCCGCCATGGACATGACCAACGGTGGGTTGTATGCCTCGATCATGCAACAGTATGGCACCAAAGAGGAGTCGGGGGCGTTTGTGCTGATGTCGCTGGAGTCCGGTCCACTGATGACCATGGTGATTCTTGACACCGCTGGCATTACGTCGTTCGAGCCGCATATGTTTATCGGTGCGATGATGCCGTTTTTGGTGGGGTTTGTGTTGGGGAATCTGGATTCAGAACTGCGCGACTTTTTTAGCCGTTCGGTACAGACGCTAATTCCATTTTTAGCCTTTGCACTCGGTAATACTATCGATCTGCACGTAATCGGTCAGACCGGGTTGTTGGGGATAATGCTGGGGTTGGCAGTGATCATTATTACCGGTATTCCGCTAATGGTAGCGGACAAAGTGCTGGGAGGCGGCGACGGTACCGCGGGTATTGCCGCATCCAGCTCAGCGGGCGCGGCGGTAGCGACGCCCGTGCTGATCGCGGAAATGGTCCCGGCGTTTAAACCGGTGGCACCGGCGGCAACCACATTGGTAGCAGCATCGGTGATTGTGACATCCACTCTGGTACCGATTATCACGGCGATGTGGTCAAAACGCATCAAAGGCGGAGATGGCACCGTGCCGCAGCACGATGTGGCGCAAAAGACGCTGGAACAGCAGCAGACAGCGCATCATTAA
- a CDS encoding carbon starvation CstA family protein produces the protein MKTIKSMSIWIAIAIAGAVAFAMLALSQGEHVNAVWLVIAAIACYSIAYRFYSLFIARRVFELDDRRLTPAERHNDGLDYVPTNKWVLFGHHFAAIAGAGPLVGPILAAQMGFLPGTLWILIGVMLAGAVQDFLVLFIATRRDGRSLGEMARQELGSFAGVVTMLGALGVMIIILSALALVVVKALTNSPWGMFTIASTIPIALFMGVYMRFLRPGKIAEVSLIGFVLMMMAIVYGGDIAADPYWGPFFTLKGTTLTWVLVIYGFVASVLPVWLLLAPRDYLSTFLKIGVIVGLAIGILFAMPELKMPAVSRFIDGSGPVFSGSLFPFLFITIACGAISGFHALVSSGTTPKLVERESHIRFIGYGAMLMESFVAIMALICASVIDPGVYFAMNAPAALIGTTVENAAQVISNWGFVITPSDLTNIAKDVGETSILSRAGGAPTFAVGMAHIITDIFNSRAMMAFWYHFAILFEALFILTAVDAGTRACRFMVQDLAGLVVPGMGKSHSWLGNLAGTTVAVAGWGFFVYQGVIDPLGGINTLWPLFGIGNQMLASMALILGTVVLFKMKKQRYAWVTILPTVWLFITSMTAGWQKIFHEKPSIGFLAQAKRFSAGIESGTLIAPAKNMQDMATIVFSNQINAILCGFFMLVAVTMLVAAIFAIRQALYNDKPTTHETAVAWREKAHNG, from the coding sequence ATGAAAACCATCAAAAGCATGTCGATCTGGATAGCTATAGCCATAGCGGGTGCCGTGGCGTTCGCCATGCTGGCGCTGAGCCAAGGGGAGCATGTGAATGCCGTCTGGCTGGTGATCGCAGCCATCGCCTGTTACAGCATCGCCTACCGCTTCTACAGTTTGTTTATTGCTCGCCGGGTGTTTGAACTGGATGATCGTCGCCTGACCCCAGCCGAACGTCATAATGACGGGCTGGATTACGTCCCCACCAATAAGTGGGTGTTATTCGGTCATCACTTTGCCGCCATCGCCGGTGCTGGCCCGCTGGTAGGGCCGATTCTGGCAGCGCAGATGGGCTTTCTGCCAGGGACGTTATGGATTCTGATTGGCGTGATGCTGGCCGGTGCAGTGCAGGATTTTCTGGTGCTGTTCATCGCCACCCGGCGTGATGGCCGCTCATTGGGCGAAATGGCGCGTCAGGAATTGGGTTCCTTCGCCGGGGTGGTGACCATGTTGGGGGCGCTGGGCGTGATGATCATCATCCTGTCGGCACTGGCGCTGGTCGTGGTCAAGGCCTTGACCAACAGTCCGTGGGGAATGTTCACCATCGCTTCCACCATCCCGATTGCGCTGTTCATGGGCGTCTACATGCGCTTTCTGCGACCGGGCAAAATAGCCGAAGTCTCGCTTATCGGCTTCGTACTGATGATGATGGCGATAGTCTACGGTGGCGACATCGCTGCCGACCCTTATTGGGGACCGTTCTTTACCCTGAAAGGCACCACCTTGACCTGGGTACTGGTGATTTACGGATTCGTTGCCTCAGTACTGCCGGTCTGGCTGTTGCTGGCGCCGCGTGATTACCTGTCCACGTTCCTGAAGATCGGCGTCATCGTCGGGCTGGCTATCGGTATCCTGTTTGCGATGCCGGAGCTGAAAATGCCCGCGGTTTCGCGCTTTATCGACGGCAGTGGGCCGGTATTTTCCGGCAGCCTGTTCCCGTTCCTGTTCATCACTATCGCCTGCGGCGCTATCTCTGGCTTCCACGCGCTGGTATCCAGCGGTACTACGCCCAAGCTGGTGGAACGCGAAAGCCATATCCGTTTCATCGGTTACGGCGCGATGCTGATGGAGTCCTTTGTCGCGATCATGGCGCTGATTTGCGCCTCGGTGATCGACCCCGGCGTCTACTTCGCCATGAATGCCCCCGCTGCGCTGATTGGTACCACGGTAGAAAACGCCGCGCAGGTGATCAGCAATTGGGGCTTCGTCATTACGCCGTCTGACCTGACGAATATCGCCAAAGATGTGGGTGAAACCTCGATTTTGTCCCGTGCTGGCGGCGCGCCGACCTTCGCCGTCGGCATGGCACATATCATCACCGACATCTTTAACAGCCGGGCCATGATGGCGTTCTGGTACCACTTTGCCATTCTGTTCGAAGCGCTGTTTATTCTGACTGCCGTTGACGCCGGCACCCGCGCCTGCCGGTTTATGGTGCAGGATCTGGCGGGGCTGGTGGTGCCGGGCATGGGCAAAAGCCACTCCTGGCTGGGCAATCTGGCCGGAACCACCGTGGCGGTGGCAGGCTGGGGCTTTTTTGTTTATCAGGGCGTTATCGATCCGCTGGGCGGGATCAATACGTTGTGGCCGCTGTTTGGCATCGGCAACCAGATGCTGGCCTCCATGGCGCTGATTCTCGGCACAGTCGTGTTGTTCAAAATGAAGAAGCAGCGCTACGCCTGGGTGACCATACTGCCTACTGTCTGGCTGTTTATCACCTCGATGACCGCCGGCTGGCAGAAAATTTTCCATGAAAAACCCAGTATCGGTTTTCTGGCGCAGGCCAAACGTTTCTCGGCGGGTATCGAATCCGGCACGTTGATCGCCCCGGCGAAAAACATGCAGGATATGGCGACCATTGTGTTTAGCAACCAGATCAATGCCATCCTGTGCGGCTTCTTTATGCTGGTCGCCGTCACCATGCTGGTTGCTGCGATCTTCGCTATCCGCCAGGCGTTGTACAACGACAAACCTACCACGCACGAAACAGCGGTGGCGTGGCGTGAAAAAGCGCATAACGGCTGA
- a CDS encoding aldo/keto reductase, whose product MKRITLGKSTLSVPNIALGCMRLAGKTQQEAVTLLQTALDVGVDFFDHADIYGGGRSEEMFATAVRQAGIARDKLIIQSKCGIRPGFFDFSTAHIIASVEGCLKRLNTDYLDTLLLHRPDTLCEPDEVAAAFDQLEASGKVRHFGVSNQAPLQVELLKTAVRQPLLANQLQFSIMHTPMIDAGLNVNMAHAPSLHHDGMVLEYSRLQGMTIQAWSPFQYGFFDGVFVDNDKFPQLNATLKHIASQHGVSTTALAVAWILRHPANMQVIVGSMDPQRLQDIVTASELRISREEWYEIYRAAGNKLP is encoded by the coding sequence ATGAAAAGAATCACACTAGGCAAAAGCACCCTGTCAGTCCCGAATATTGCTCTGGGTTGTATGCGGCTGGCGGGAAAAACGCAGCAGGAAGCGGTAACATTGTTGCAGACGGCGCTCGACGTCGGGGTCGATTTCTTTGATCATGCCGATATCTATGGTGGTGGACGTTCCGAAGAGATGTTTGCCACAGCAGTGCGTCAGGCAGGCATCGCCCGTGACAAGCTGATTATCCAAAGCAAATGCGGTATCCGCCCCGGCTTTTTCGATTTCTCCACAGCACACATCATCGCCTCGGTCGAAGGCTGCCTGAAACGCCTGAACACCGATTATCTCGACACTTTGCTGCTGCACCGTCCGGATACGCTGTGCGAACCGGATGAAGTCGCCGCCGCGTTTGATCAGTTGGAAGCCAGTGGTAAAGTGCGCCATTTTGGCGTCAGCAATCAGGCACCGTTGCAGGTTGAATTACTGAAAACCGCAGTGCGCCAGCCCTTGCTCGCCAATCAGTTGCAGTTCAGCATCATGCACACACCGATGATCGACGCAGGTCTCAACGTCAATATGGCCCATGCGCCGTCGCTTCATCACGATGGTATGGTGCTGGAATACAGCCGTTTACAGGGGATGACCATTCAGGCATGGTCGCCGTTCCAGTATGGTTTTTTTGACGGCGTGTTTGTGGATAACGACAAATTCCCACAACTGAACGCAACCCTGAAGCACATCGCCAGCCAACATGGCGTGTCCACCACCGCTCTCGCTGTCGCCTGGATTCTGCGTCACCCAGCCAATATGCAGGTGATTGTTGGCAGCATGGACCCACAGCGCCTGCAAGATATCGTCACCGCCTCTGAACTGCGTATCAGCCGCGAAGAGTGGTACGAAATCTACCGTGCAGCTGGCAACAAACTGCCTTGA
- a CDS encoding exoribonuclease II produces the protein MFQDNPLLAQLKQQLHSQTPRAEGIVKATDKGFGFLEADAQKSYFIPPPHMKKVMHGDRIIATLHTEKEREIAEPESLVEPFLTRFVGRVQKKDDRLSIVPDHPLLKDAIPCRPARGVEHDFKDGDWAVAEMRRHPLKGDRGFFADLTQYITTGDDPLAPWWVTLSRHNLEREAPNADAADLDDGTLEREDLTGLDFVTIDSASTEDMDDALYVQDNGDGTLEMTVAIADPTAYVRADSELDAIARQRAFTNYLPGFNIPMLPRQLSDDICSLRPNERRPVLACRMTVAADGALSQTQFFAAWIESRAKLVYDEVSDWLEQQGDWQPDSDNIASQIRLLHRVCQARSAWRATHALVFRDRPDYRFLLGENGEVLDIVTEPRRIANRIVEEAMIAANVCAAQVLRDTLGFGIYNVHNGFDPVNIDQAVAVLESNGIHADAQQLLTLDGFCILRRELDAQPTQFLDSRIRRFQTFAEISTVPGPHFGLGLEAYATWTSPIRKYGDMVNHRLLKAIITHHSAEKPQDDVTLQLAERRRLNRMAERDVSDWLYARFLKGKAGTDTRFSAEILDVNRGGLRVRLLENGATAFIPASFIHAVRDELVCSQDTGIVTVKGEPVYRQSDTLTVVLTEVRLETRSIIAKPAA, from the coding sequence ATGTTTCAAGATAACCCGCTGCTTGCGCAGCTTAAACAGCAACTCCACTCTCAGACGCCACGAGCGGAAGGCATCGTTAAAGCCACCGACAAAGGATTCGGTTTTCTTGAAGCCGACGCGCAGAAGAGCTATTTCATCCCGCCGCCGCACATGAAGAAAGTGATGCACGGCGACCGCATTATCGCTACGTTGCACACCGAGAAAGAGCGTGAAATTGCGGAACCGGAATCACTGGTAGAGCCGTTCCTGACCCGTTTTGTCGGTCGGGTGCAGAAAAAAGATGACCGCTTGTCTATCGTGCCCGATCACCCGCTGCTGAAAGACGCGATTCCCTGCCGCCCGGCGCGTGGGGTCGAACATGACTTTAAAGACGGTGACTGGGCGGTCGCGGAAATGCGTCGTCATCCATTGAAAGGCGACCGCGGTTTTTTTGCTGATCTCACTCAATACATCACCACCGGTGATGATCCGCTGGCGCCATGGTGGGTGACGCTGTCGCGCCATAATCTGGAACGTGAAGCGCCAAACGCTGACGCCGCCGATCTCGATGACGGCACGCTGGAACGCGAAGACCTGACCGGGCTGGATTTTGTCACCATCGATAGCGCCAGCACCGAAGATATGGACGACGCACTGTATGTGCAGGACAACGGCGACGGCACGCTGGAGATGACGGTGGCGATAGCTGACCCGACTGCCTACGTACGCGCCGACAGCGAACTGGACGCCATTGCTCGCCAGCGCGCGTTCACCAACTACCTGCCCGGCTTTAATATCCCGATGCTGCCACGCCAGTTGTCGGACGACATCTGTTCGCTGCGCCCGAACGAGCGCCGCCCTGTGCTGGCCTGCCGCATGACCGTCGCCGCCGATGGCGCACTGAGCCAGACTCAGTTCTTTGCCGCTTGGATCGAATCACGCGCCAAGCTGGTCTACGACGAGGTGTCTGACTGGCTGGAGCAACAGGGCGACTGGCAACCGGATAGCGACAACATCGCCAGCCAGATCCGCCTGCTGCACCGCGTGTGTCAGGCTCGCAGCGCCTGGCGCGCCACCCACGCGCTGGTGTTCCGCGACCGTCCGGATTATCGCTTCCTGCTGGGTGAAAACGGCGAAGTGCTGGATATCGTTACTGAACCGCGCCGCATCGCTAACCGCATCGTAGAAGAAGCGATGATCGCCGCTAACGTCTGTGCAGCACAGGTGCTGCGTGACACGCTGGGCTTCGGTATTTACAACGTCCACAACGGCTTCGACCCGGTTAACATCGATCAAGCCGTGGCGGTACTGGAAAGCAACGGTATTCATGCCGATGCCCAACAGTTGCTGACGCTGGACGGCTTTTGCATTCTGCGCCGCGAACTGGACGCTCAGCCGACCCAGTTCCTCGACAGTCGCATTCGCCGCTTCCAGACGTTTGCGGAAATCAGCACCGTGCCCGGTCCGCACTTCGGTCTTGGCCTGGAGGCTTACGCCACCTGGACCTCGCCGATCCGCAAATACGGCGATATGGTCAACCACCGATTGCTGAAAGCGATCATCACCCACCATTCAGCAGAAAAACCGCAGGATGACGTGACGCTGCAACTGGCCGAACGCCGCCGTCTCAATCGCATGGCGGAACGTGACGTCAGCGATTGGCTGTATGCCCGTTTCCTGAAAGGCAAGGCCGGCACCGATACCCGCTTTAGCGCCGAAATTCTGGACGTTAATCGCGGTGGGCTGCGTGTACGTTTGCTGGAAAACGGCGCTACCGCGTTTATTCCGGCATCGTTCATTCACGCGGTGCGCGACGAGCTGGTGTGCAGCCAGGACACCGGCATCGTGACGGTGAAAGGCGAACCGGTCTACCGCCAGAGCGATACCCTGACAGTCGTGTTAACTGAAGTGCGACTCGAAACTCGCAGCATTATCGCCAAACCGGCGGCCTGA
- a CDS encoding DUF2335 domain-containing protein: MQNADAENRENEEAQALAEKVESTLIENPVFLERLLARPQIKAIVSSTFFRGPLPPPEMLKEYDDIVPNGAERIMAKSEREQAHRHRITEKGLDGEISRDKRGQWMAFAITMTILAIATFFAWKGEMVFAGTLITLDLIGLASVFVIGRYRPANNNE, from the coding sequence TTGCAAAACGCTGATGCAGAGAATAGGGAAAATGAAGAAGCACAGGCACTTGCCGAAAAGGTCGAGTCTACGCTGATTGAAAACCCGGTATTCCTTGAACGCCTGCTTGCCAGGCCACAGATCAAAGCCATCGTTTCATCCACATTTTTTCGCGGACCGCTTCCCCCTCCAGAAATGCTGAAGGAGTACGATGATATCGTGCCCAACGGCGCTGAACGGATCATGGCGAAAAGCGAGCGAGAGCAAGCACATCGCCATCGTATCACTGAAAAAGGCCTTGACGGCGAGATAAGCAGAGACAAACGTGGGCAATGGATGGCATTTGCCATTACCATGACTATTCTGGCGATCGCGACTTTTTTTGCCTGGAAAGGCGAAATGGTGTTTGCCGGTACGTTAATCACGCTTGATTTAATCGGGCTGGCGTCGGTATTTGTTATCGGACGATATCGTCCTGCCAACAACAACGAATAA
- a CDS encoding FdhF/YdeP family oxidoreductase translates to MKFKSTIKPYRAAAGGWGSLKATTRFVLDSKQALKNIRNLMRVNKSKGFDCPGCAWGDDNSSTFSFCENGAKAVSWEATRKAAGPDFFAGHSVSTLRRQSDYFLEYQGRLTHPLRYDHHSDHYVPVSWNEAFALIARHIHALDHPDQMALYTSGRTSNEASYLYQLFGRMVGTNNFPDCSNMCHEASGTGLKQSIGVGKGTVRLQDFEHADAIFVFGQNPGTNHPRMLHSLRHAADRGAHIVAFNTLRERGLERFANPQNPLELLTPLSGAISETYLQPHLGGDMAAVRGMVKALLETHRQRLAVGEAGLFDQTFINQHTDGVAAYLQQVDATSWDNIVQQSGLSEAQLRYVASIYQRSERVICTWAMGITQHRHSVATVREIVNLQLLFGQLGKPGAGLCPVRGHSNVQGNRTMGIDEKPSDALLDSLARHFGFTPPRSYGHNTVQALEAMLRDEVRVLIALGGNLAAAAPDTERTTQALSRCGLAVHISTKLNRSHLITAQRDTLILPTLGRTEQDMQASGPQFVTVEDSFSMVHASEGISPPLSDQQRSETAIVAGIAHAVLGRDHLDWLALAADYNLIRDHIAATLPGFADFNQRCAEPGGFWLGNAAAAYRFNTATGKAAFSAAPLPDSVVPVYGDAPAPFTLQTLRSHDQYNTTIYGLDDRYRGVYGQRDVLFMHPEDIAALGLQDGDRVDIETLWHDHIERKVTGFRLVSYDIPRGNLAAYYPETNPLVPLSSYGESTFTPTSKSVPVRVTPSDATALQRIA, encoded by the coding sequence ATGAAATTTAAATCCACGATTAAGCCATATCGCGCCGCTGCAGGCGGTTGGGGTTCTCTCAAAGCCACCACGCGTTTTGTACTGGACAGCAAACAAGCGCTGAAAAATATCCGCAATTTGATGCGAGTCAACAAAAGTAAAGGATTCGACTGCCCCGGTTGTGCCTGGGGAGACGACAACAGCAGCACCTTTAGTTTTTGTGAAAACGGCGCCAAGGCAGTCAGTTGGGAAGCGACCCGCAAAGCCGCCGGGCCGGACTTTTTCGCCGGGCACAGCGTCAGCACATTACGCCGCCAGAGCGACTATTTTCTTGAATATCAGGGTCGGCTGACGCATCCACTGCGTTACGATCATCACAGCGACCACTATGTGCCAGTTAGCTGGAATGAAGCGTTCGCGCTGATCGCCCGTCATATTCATGCACTGGACCATCCGGATCAGATGGCGCTTTATACCTCTGGCCGAACCAGTAACGAAGCGTCTTACCTGTATCAACTGTTCGGGCGTATGGTCGGCACCAACAATTTCCCCGACTGCTCCAACATGTGCCATGAAGCCAGCGGCACCGGGCTAAAACAGAGTATCGGTGTTGGTAAAGGCACCGTGCGATTACAGGATTTCGAACATGCCGACGCGATTTTCGTGTTCGGCCAGAATCCCGGCACCAACCACCCCCGCATGTTGCACAGCCTGCGCCATGCGGCTGATCGCGGCGCGCATATCGTGGCGTTTAACACCTTGCGCGAGCGTGGTCTGGAACGTTTTGCTAACCCGCAAAATCCGCTGGAACTGCTGACGCCGCTGTCCGGAGCCATCAGTGAAACCTACCTGCAACCCCATCTGGGCGGCGACATGGCAGCAGTACGCGGCATGGTGAAAGCCTTGCTGGAAACCCATCGCCAGCGGCTGGCGGTGGGCGAAGCCGGATTGTTCGATCAAACGTTCATCAACCAGCATACCGATGGCGTAGCGGCGTATCTGCAACAGGTGGATGCCACTTCATGGGATAACATCGTGCAGCAATCCGGGCTGAGCGAAGCGCAACTTCGCTACGTCGCCAGTATTTACCAGCGTTCTGAACGGGTTATCTGCACCTGGGCGATGGGGATCACCCAGCATCGGCATTCGGTGGCAACAGTGCGGGAAATCGTCAACCTGCAACTGCTGTTCGGCCAGCTAGGCAAACCGGGAGCGGGTCTGTGCCCGGTGCGGGGCCATAGTAATGTGCAGGGTAACCGCACCATGGGGATTGATGAGAAACCGTCTGACGCACTGCTCGATAGTCTGGCACGTCACTTCGGTTTTACTCCGCCGCGCAGCTACGGCCACAACACCGTACAGGCGCTGGAGGCGATGCTGCGCGACGAAGTACGGGTATTGATTGCCCTGGGCGGCAACCTGGCCGCCGCCGCGCCGGATACCGAACGCACCACACAGGCTCTCAGCCGCTGCGGCCTGGCGGTGCATATCAGCACCAAGCTCAACCGCAGCCACCTGATTACCGCGCAGCGCGATACATTGATTCTGCCGACACTGGGCCGCACCGAGCAGGATATGCAGGCCAGCGGCCCACAGTTTGTCACCGTCGAAGATTCATTCAGCATGGTACACGCCTCAGAAGGCATCAGCCCGCCGTTGTCGGATCAACAACGCTCGGAAACCGCCATCGTAGCGGGAATTGCCCACGCGGTGCTGGGGCGCGATCATCTCGACTGGCTGGCGCTGGCAGCCGACTATAATCTGATCCGCGATCACATCGCCGCCACCCTGCCGGGTTTCGCCGATTTCAACCAACGTTGTGCGGAACCGGGCGGTTTCTGGCTCGGCAACGCAGCGGCAGCGTACCGTTTCAATACCGCTACCGGTAAAGCCGCTTTCAGCGCTGCGCCGTTGCCGGATAGCGTAGTACCGGTTTACGGCGATGCGCCCGCGCCGTTCACGCTGCAAACATTGCGTTCCCACGACCAGTACAACACCACGATTTATGGGCTGGATGACCGCTACCGTGGCGTGTACGGCCAGCGCGACGTGCTGTTTATGCACCCGGAAGACATTGCCGCGCTCGGATTACAGGACGGCGACCGGGTGGATATCGAAACCCTGTGGCATGACCATATCGAGCGAAAAGTCACCGGTTTCCGGCTGGTGAGCTACGATATCCCACGCGGCAATCTGGCAGCCTACTACCCGGAAACCAATCCGCTGGTGCCACTGTCCAGCTATGGCGAAAGCACGTTCACGCCAACATCCAAATCGGTGCCGGTACGCGTCACCCCCAGTGACGCCACAGCGCTGCAACGTATTGCCTGA
- the fabI gene encoding enoyl-ACP reductase FabI, translating into MGFLNGKRILVTGVASNRSIAYGIAQAMHREGAELAFTYQNDKLKPRVDEFAKEFGSSIVLPCDVAEDASIDALFAELAKVWPKFDGFVHSIAYAPGDQLDGDYVNAVTREGFSIAHDISAYSFVAMAKACRAMLNPNSGLITLSYLGAERAIPNYNVMGLAKASLEANVRYMANALGRDGIRVNAVSAGPIRTLAASGIKNFKKMLSHCEAVTPIRRVVTIEDVGNAAAFMCSDLAAGISGEILHVDGGFNIAAMNELELDD; encoded by the coding sequence ATGGGTTTTCTTAACGGTAAGCGCATTCTGGTAACGGGCGTTGCCAGCAACCGCTCCATTGCATACGGTATCGCACAGGCAATGCATCGTGAAGGTGCAGAACTGGCGTTCACCTACCAGAACGACAAGCTGAAGCCGCGTGTGGATGAGTTTGCCAAAGAGTTTGGTTCGAGCATCGTGTTACCCTGTGATGTGGCAGAAGATGCCAGCATTGACGCACTGTTCGCAGAACTGGCAAAAGTCTGGCCTAAATTTGATGGTTTCGTGCATTCCATCGCTTACGCACCGGGCGACCAGTTGGATGGCGACTACGTCAATGCCGTCACCCGCGAAGGTTTCTCCATCGCTCACGACATCAGCGCCTACAGCTTTGTGGCGATGGCAAAAGCCTGCCGCGCCATGCTGAACCCGAATTCCGGCCTGATCACCCTGTCCTATCTGGGTGCTGAGCGCGCCATTCCGAACTATAACGTCATGGGCCTGGCTAAAGCCTCGCTGGAAGCTAACGTGCGTTACATGGCCAACGCCTTGGGTCGTGACGGCATACGCGTCAACGCGGTTTCTGCGGGTCCGATCCGCACGTTGGCTGCTTCCGGCATCAAAAACTTCAAGAAGATGCTGTCTCACTGCGAAGCGGTCACCCCGATCCGCCGCGTGGTCACCATTGAAGACGTGGGCAATGCCGCCGCGTTCATGTGTTCCGACCTGGCTGCCGGTATTTCCGGCGAAATCCTGCACGTTGACGGCGGCTTCAACATCGCCGCGATGAACGAGCTGGAACTGGACGATTAA